A genome region from Populus alba chromosome 3, ASM523922v2, whole genome shotgun sequence includes the following:
- the LOC118062914 gene encoding vacuolar protein sorting-associated protein 55 homolog translates to MADLPGYMRACLHTGKLAFLAILVSGGIVLQILACALYNNWWPMLTVIMYVPLPMPLLFFVGSDSSSLLTESDSGWVNATKFLTGASVIGSIAIPVILKHADVIGWGALALELSSFFVFVIAIMCYIGTSDEADYSML, encoded by the exons ATGGCGGACTTACCGGGCTATATGCGTGCCTGTTTGCATACTGGCAAGCTTGCTTTCCTGGCCATTTTGGTTTCTGGAGGAATTGTGTTGCAAATTTTG GCGTGTGCCCTGTACAATAATTGGTGGCCGATGCTAACCG TAATAATGTATGTGCCTCTTCCAATGCCCTTGCTGTTCTTTGTGGGCTCCGATAGCTCCTCGCTTCTTACAGAATCTGATAGCGG TTGGGTCAACGCAACGAAGTTCCTGACCGGAGCTTCAGTAATTGGAAGCATTGCAATACCAGTTATCTTAAAGCATGCTGATGTTATTGGCTGGGGAGCTCTAGCATTGGAGCTTTCatcattctttgtttttgtgattgCCATAATGTGTTACATAGGCACGAGTGATGAAGCTGATTACAGCATGCTCTAA
- the LOC118062915 gene encoding probable methyltransferase PMT14, whose protein sequence is MGNKHNSAGFKTRSPLSIFIVICLCCFFYILGAWQKSGFGKGDGIAVQMSKQTDCQIFPDLNFETHHNDVEIIEPSKPKAKVFKPCDVKYTDYTPCQEQDRAMKFPRENMIYRERHCPPEEEKLHCLIPAPKGYTTPFPWPKGRDYVHYANVPHKSLTVEKAVQNWVQFQGDVFKFPGGGTMFPQGADAYIDELASVIPIADGSVRTALDTGCGVASWGAYLMKRNVLAMSFAPRDNHEAQVQFALERGVPAVIGVLGSIHLPYPSRAFDMAQCSRCLIPWAANDGMFLMEVDRVLRPGGYWILSGPPINWKTYYQTWKRSKADLQAEQRRIEELAESLCWEKKYEKGDIAIFRKKANNKNCRRKSASICESKDADDVWYKEMEACKTPLPEVNSANEVAGGELKKFPERLFAIPPRVAKGLVEGVTAESFQEDNKLWKKHINAYKRNNKLIGTTRYRNIMDMNAGLGGFAAALESPKSWVMNVVPTIAKNTLGVIYERGLVGIYHDWCEGFSTYPRTYDFIHANGVFSLYQNKCNLEDILLEMDRILRPEGIVIFRDEVDVMNKVKKIAGGMRWDTKMMDHEDGPLVPEKILVVVKQYWVGGTGNSTSSDQ, encoded by the exons ATGGGTAACAAGCACAACTCTGCAGGGTTCAAAACACGAAGTCCATTGTCTATATTCATTGTTATCTGTTTGTGCTGTTTCTTTTACATCCTGGGTGCGTGGCAGAAGAGTGGTTTTGGAAAAGGAGATGGCATAGCTGTACAGATGTCCAAGCAGACGGATTGTCAAATCTTCCCTGATCTGAACTTTGAAACCCATCATAATGATGTTGAGATTATTGAGCCTTCTAAGCCAAAAGCCAAAGTATTTAAACCATGTGATGTCAAGTATACTGATTATACTCCTTGCCAAGAACAAGATCGAGCCATGAAATTTCCACGGGAGAATATGATATACCGGGAAAGGCATTGTCCtcctgaagaagaaaaactgcaTTGTCTTATTCCAGCACCCAAAGGGTACACGACTCCATTTCCTTGGCCAAAAGGCCGTGATTATGTCCATTATGCTAATGTTCCACATAAAAGCCTGACTGTGGAGAAGGCTGTTCAGAACTGGGTTCAATTTCAGGGTGATGTATTCAAATTTCCTGGAGGAGGGACCATGTTCCCTCAAGGTGCAGATGCATACATTGATGAACTTGCATCGGTGATCCCTATAGCAGATGGCTCTGTCAGAACCGCTCTAGATACTGGTTGTGGG GTAGCCAGCTGGGGAGCATACCTGATGAAAAGAAATGTGTTGGCTATGTCATTTGCACCACGAGACAATCATGAAGCGCAGGTACAATTTGCATTGGAGCGGGGAGTACCTGCTGTTATTGGGGTTCTAGGTTCAATACATCTTCCATACCCATCGAGAGCCTTTGATATGGCCCAGTGCTCTCGATGTCTAATTCCATGGGCCGCAAATG ATGGAATGTTCTTGATGGAAGTTGACCGTGTCCTCAGACCTGGTGGATACTGGATCCTTTCTGGCCCGCCAATCAATTGGAAGACCTACTACCAGACATGGAAACGGTCAAAGGCTGATCTCCAAGCTGAGCAAAGAAGGATTGAAGAGCTGGCTGAAAGTCTTTGCTGGGAGAAGAAGTATGAGAAGGGAGATATTGCTATCTTtaggaaaaaagcaaataacaaaaaCTGCCGCAGGAAGTCTGCTAGTATTTGTGAATCAAAAGATGCTGATGATGTCTG GTACAAGGAAATGGAAGCATGCAAAACTCCTCTCCCTGAAGTAAACAGTGCAAATGAAGTAGCAGGAGGGGAGTTAAAGAAGTTTCCAGAGAGGCTTTTTGCAATTCCTCCTCGAGTAGCCAAGGGGCTTGTTGAGGGTGTCACAGCTGAATCCTTCCAGGAGGACAATAAACTTTGGAAAAAGCATATAAATGCTTATAAAAGGAACAATAAGTTGATTGGCACTACGAGGTACAGGAACATCATGGATATGAATGCAGGTCTTGGAGGATTTGCAGCAGCACTTGAATCCCCAAAATCATGGGTGATGAATGTAGTTCCAACCATTGCTAAGAATACTTTAGGCGTTATCTACGAGAGAGGTTTAGTTGGTATTTATCATGACTG GTGTGAGGGGTTCTCAACATACCCAAGGACATATGACTTTATCCATGCCAATGGTGTATTTAGTTTGTACCAGAACAA GTGTAACCTGGAAGACATCCTTCTCGAAATGGACCGCATTTTGCGTCCTGAAGGGATCGTGATCTTCCGAGATGAGGTTGATGTTATGAACAAGGTTAAGAAAATTGCTGGAGGAATGAGATGGGATACAAAAATGATGGATCATGAGGATGGTCCCCTTGTACCTGAGAAGATACTGGTGGTGGTTAAACAGTACTGGGTCGGTGGCACGGGAAACAGCACATCAAGCGATCAATAA